The window GAAGCTGCAGAAGGAGTCCAGCCAGTCATAAACATTTTCAAGCATCTTCTCCCATAAGCGTGTAATTATGTTCCATTGGTTAATACGAGGAGCATACTCCCAATCGATTTTTTGTCTTTCCAATCCAAATTCAAAGCTATCAGCCACCTGAAATGGTGAACGGGACGCCAGTTCATCGTGGACTTTTAGGATCTTATCGTGTTTTTCCACCTCAAGTGGCAGGTGCATGAATTCAGCAAAGGTTTTATCAGAAATTATGGCTTTTCTAGCAACTATATCTCCCTCCATCGCCTTGTAAAGTCTCTTTTCCTCTGCAATTCTTAAAAACACAGGGTAGGATACTCCTGATTTTCCAAGTTCAATTAACTCTTCAATGGGGGCTTTTAAGATTTCATAGTTAGGATGATCCTCTAAAGTTTTTATTGCATTCTCATAGGCTTGCAATGTTTTTTCCAGGAGCAGTTCATCTCCCCCGCCAGCTGAGTATTCTTCTTTGACCATGCCCGAGATGGTTTCTGAGTAAGCGTTACTAAACTCGATAAACAGGTTTTCTGTGGTTAGTTTTGCTGTGAAATCCATAATATCATCAGTTTCCTGGGCCAATGCTTCCATTCTGTTTAAAGCTTCACTCATGGCCTGGAATGATTCGCCTTCTGCTCCTTTCTCTTCCATCTCCCTGTACATATTACGGTAGGTGTCCAGGATGGAATCTGCCATTGCTTTATCCACAGGCATGTTTAGATCCCCCTGTAGGTTTTGAACTGTTCTATTCTCTTTTTTAGGATTTCATCAGGTATGGGGATTAGTCTGCGGTGTCTTTCCTCCCATATGAGGTCAAAGTTGTACTGCCAGTGGGGATCCCATTTATGGGCATTGGGAACCACTGATTCTATCCAATCTTCCTGGCCCATATTGAGAAGTTCCTGGGGATAATCCTGGTTGATCTCCTTTTTCCATTCATCAGGTACCTCTGCAGACTGGAAAACCTCTATTTCCTCTAAAGCTAATAGATCATAGTAAATGTATTCTGTTAAAAGATCCAGAGTGATCTCAATACTTACTTCGCCCTCAATCTCAGAAACAGTGTCTGTCAGTTCCAGGTCAGTTTTAACTGTATCAATAATATCAAGAATTCTTAATGGTGCGTGTAAACGTATTTTTTCTTTTAATTCCAGGTATAATTTTTTCCTTGCTGTTTCCTGGTCTTTAACAAGGGCTATTGCGTTTTCAACAGCCAAATTCCCTTCTTCTACCTTGCGGCCAAATTCATCCAGGTTCTCTGAATTGGCTATTGCATCGTATAATGCCTTTTCAGACTGGTAGGAGTATGGATACAGGTGGTTGTCCTCATATTTCTTCAATCTTGCCTTATAATATTCCATGTATTCTTGATGTGTTTTTTCCAATTTAGCCCCTCCTTAGTTTAGTTTATCTATGCTTCATTAAAATAAGCATTCCCATTGGTGTAACATCTCCTATGTTTGAAGCGGATTTCCATTGAACTACAAATTCATCCAATGAGATTGTTATTAAAATAAGAGTTTCTCGGGATTATCCTGGCACATAATGGTTATTTCTCTCCAGGAAATCCCATGTTTTAACATACTGTTAATCATCATCTGCATCCCCAGTACTGGGCTGGGATTGTGTTTCTGGCCGAAATCTGTGGCCAGGATGCAATGTTTGCTTCCCACTTCCTTTATGGTCTCTACCATAATCAGAGGGTCGAGTCTATCATGTTGCGGCATGGTGGCTACCCAGCAGTGCTCCAGGTATGCTTGACGAGCCATTTCTTTTTGTTCATCCAGAGATGCTCCCACCACACTGGTAAGGGGATGGTTTATCAATATTTTTTCTACACCTATACTGCGGCACTCATCCAAAACACAGAATATGTCCGGTGGTTTTAAATGGCCTGTGGCCAGAACCAGATTATGTTCCTTTACATGATGTAATATATCCTGCAAGGGTTCTTGTTCTATTCTAATATCATGATGGTGGATGGTGGGTAACCAGACTATTTTACCACCCATCAAAGCAGCGGTCCTAACTGCATCCTGGTTTAATCCACCCGCAGGAAGGTTTAGTGTGACACCACCCCAAACCGGGAACCCGGTTAATCTACGCACCAGGTAAGCCCTGCCAACAGTGGATTCTACATGGGATTTAAGTACAATGGCCTTCATTCCACTTTTTTTAGCGTCCAGAGCTGCTTCATAATCATCTAAGAGCCTTGGTTTTACATCAGGGTTGGTGTGGATATGCATATCAATGATGCCCTTGAGAATACCATTTTCCGGATTTTTCAGCCTAAACTCCCCTTAAAACATTTTCTAGTTTGATAGGTCCATATGGCACACTTTTCGGGTGTTCCCAAATGAAAGTTAATTTCTTGCGTGTTTTTACTTGCAAAATTCATTTTTTGCGTGTTTCTTCGTACAAATTTGCTCCGGTGGAGTCCATTGCAACTATCAACGGGCCAAAGTTTTCAACTTCCAGTTCCCAGATAGCTTCAGGCACACCCAGATCCAGCCAATGCACTCCTTTAACTTTGTTCACTGAACTAACATACAAAGCAGCACAGCCTCCAACTGCCGCCAGGAAAACAGCTCCATTTCGTTTTAGTGCTTCAGAAGTTCCATCATCCATGCCCCCTTTTCCAATTACAGCCAGTGCACCTTTGTCCAGAATTTCTGCCTGATAAGGATTCATTCGGGTGCTGGTGGTTGGGCCCACTGCCACCATCTCATAATCATCATCATGCCGTCTTATTATGGGTCCAGCATGGAATATAACCGCCCCATCCAGGATGACTGGTGATCCCTCCTGGATCATGCGCTGGTGAGCACTGTCTCTAGCCGTGTAAATGGTTCCGGATATATAAACTGAGTCTTTAATTCTTAATTTCCGAGTTTCTTCTCTATTTAAGGGTGTTTTGAGATTGAATATCATAGTGCACCATACAAAATTTTTATTCTAACTCTGAGCAATGAAATGAAAACTTTCGTTGACTTATGCTGTTACAGAAACATTATTTTCAATGTATCAATCTAATATATCCATTTAGTACAAATATTATCTTTTTTAAATAGGTTATAAAAACAAGTAATTTCTATCAAATAAAATATGAATTTATCACTGCAATTGAAAGAATAGCAAGTAAAATGATAATTATCACACTTAACAAAAAGGTGGGGTCTGTCTGGTTATAAAAACTGAAAATTCTATCTATAAATGTTTGATTTTTGACACTGGCCCTTTTTTTGGCAATATTACTCATTAAACGTTCTTCTTCCAGGACAACATTAAAATATTCCTTTTTTCTGCTTACATCTGAATCGTTTTTTTTATTAGATTCGTTTCCTAGAAGATTATTATCTAGAATATCCCATAAACTCTCTTCTTTCTGCGTATTTTCTATGAAATCATCGTCCATTTGAACTTTAGGGAAAATGTTCAGTAAATTTTCCCTCCTTTCCAATATTCTGGCTTGAAATTGATCTAAGGCTTTTTTGTTCTGGTTAAGGTTGCTGATCTTTTGATCCAATTCTTTTCTGGTTTTACAAAATTCTAATGGATTACCACACTCACATTTAGCAAAATCACGATGAGATTCACTATTTTTGAGTTTGTAATGTCCCCCACAGTGATTGCAAAAGAGATAACCATTCTCAATGATCACTGTTTTGGATGATTTTTTCCCATTTAAAACCATGAAAACACCTTAACCCCTTTTTATCATATTTTCAGTATAAACATTTCCTAAGACCAATTACATGAAAAAGGGGAAATAATGGCAGTATGTTATTTTCCATGCACGTACATCTATTGCCTTTTTTAGTTTACAGTAACTTTTATAATTTGATATAAATTAATCTTTTTGTATTTTTAACGGTTTTTTTAAAAGATCAATTCATGCCCCCCTTCAGTGAAAAACATGAACAACGATAATAGGTTCTATTATGATCATTTATGTTCACAGAATAAGATATCCTGAAAACTATAATACAATAAAAAGATAAATTTAACAAAAGATCATGAAATAATTTAGTTATTCCTGCTAATTTTAAAGATGGGTTAAGCTGATGTTTTAAAGGAAGAATGATAGTCATATACCTTTACATTACATTACATTTCTTTAGTTTACAATACATGTAACTGAACTTCTTGAGATTTAAAAAAAATCCCGAAAAAATTAATCAAATTCTGTTAAACCCTTAGAAAAAATGCAATATTCTACTGCTAACATCAATAGCAAAATAATAGTAATACTATTTAATATATATTTAATATAAATTTTTGGTTAACTATTCTTCCATTAACAGCTACCACTTTTGACAATAGAAATAAAAGCATTCTCGCTGGTTTACCCAATTTAGACTCCTTTAACTAAAAAACCATTTCTTTATGGTGAAAAAAGCAATGAAATAATAAGAAATAATATAACAATGTTAGAATAATCCCACAATAACTTCAAATAAGAACTATAAATAAAAATAAGAGACTTAATATATTAAGTTCATTAACATTTACATTCTGAGTATTTTCAGATTAAATTAGAGGTGACTTATGTCTGCTGTTGATAACATTACTAACCTTTCCAAGTACCTGGTGACCATTCCCCCTAGTAAATTTTCGGTTCTAACCATGATCTTCCTTAGCTTTGCCACTGGAGCCATAGCAGGATATTTAGAACCACAAGTCTCCCTATTCGATAGCATTGTATATGGTGGATCTGCAGGTTTTCTGATCTTTGGAATAACATCCATTATGGACGGTGCAATAACCCAACCCTTAATTAACAGCATGGAAGGTCGACGTTACATGAAAATGAAACATTCCATGTTCATCTCCCTGATAACCATGGTATTAGTGGCTATGGTATATGTTATAGGCAGCCTGATCTCAACTTTTACTGTTTACAGTTACATCATTGATGCACTGATACTGGGATGTGCCCTGGCCTTTGGTCTGCGAACCTTCATCATCTGGGGAACCTCTAACATTGGTGCCGTGCGATCCATTTTAGTATCAACCATTCAACCAATCCTTATATTAAGTATGGTGGTGGTTTTAGTCTTTTTAACCAGCATCAGCACGAACATTGGCCCTTTCAGCATCATAATAGTGGCATTGAAAGGGATCGTAGCAGGATTAATAATAATCATTGCTATCTACTCTTTTATACTGGTAATTGAATCACCCATCCGCCGAAACCTGGGGGTTGGTGGTCTGGAACTTTTATCATTGTTTATAGCACAATACTCCGAAGGTTCCAAGGCCATGGAAAAACTCTTTGAAGATATGGGTGAACCAATCGACACCCTGGTGGGTTTGGTTAGTTTCAAGGGAAAAAATGGTATTAAGGGACTTTTCATATCTCCCTGCGTACATCCTGGTCCGGTGGGGACCATTGGAGGAGGTAACATGCCAACACAGTTAGCAAATAGTTTAGAAACTTTTGCAATGGTGAGTCACGGGCCATCAACCCACGACTTCAACCCAGTTAGCTCCAGAGAAATCTGCAAAATAAAAAAAGTAATCGAAAATGCCCTGAACGAAATGGAATATTCAAAAAAAGCCAGTCCTTTTATCAGAGTAGGGAGTGAAGATGCTAAACTAGGTGTCCAGTACTTTGGAGATGATTTACTAATTTTGGCCACATTTGCACCCATGGGATTCGACGATATCGACTTTGGGGTGGGTTTATCCCTAATCAAAGCAGCCCAGGGTCATACCAAAGCAGAAAATGTGGTATTGGTGGA is drawn from Methanobacterium petrolearium and contains these coding sequences:
- a CDS encoding DUF6282 family protein, with product MHIHTNPDVKPRLLDDYEAALDAKKSGMKAIVLKSHVESTVGRAYLVRRLTGFPVWGGVTLNLPAGGLNQDAVRTAALMGGKIVWLPTIHHHDIRIEQEPLQDILHHVKEHNLVLATGHLKPPDIFCVLDECRSIGVEKILINHPLTSVVGASLDEQKEMARQAYLEHCWVATMPQHDRLDPLIMVETIKEVGSKHCILATDFGQKHNPSPVLGMQMMINSMLKHGISWREITIMCQDNPEKLLF
- a CDS encoding FumA C-terminus/TtdB family hydratase beta subunit, with protein sequence MIFNLKTPLNREETRKLRIKDSVYISGTIYTARDSAHQRMIQEGSPVILDGAVIFHAGPIIRRHDDDYEMVAVGPTTSTRMNPYQAEILDKGALAVIGKGGMDDGTSEALKRNGAVFLAAVGGCAALYVSSVNKVKGVHWLDLGVPEAIWELEVENFGPLIVAMDSTGANLYEETRKK
- a CDS encoding DUF2070 family protein; this translates as MSAVDNITNLSKYLVTIPPSKFSVLTMIFLSFATGAIAGYLEPQVSLFDSIVYGGSAGFLIFGITSIMDGAITQPLINSMEGRRYMKMKHSMFISLITMVLVAMVYVIGSLISTFTVYSYIIDALILGCALAFGLRTFIIWGTSNIGAVRSILVSTIQPILILSMVVVLVFLTSISTNIGPFSIIIVALKGIVAGLIIIIAIYSFILVIESPIRRNLGVGGLELLSLFIAQYSEGSKAMEKLFEDMGEPIDTLVGLVSFKGKNGIKGLFISPCVHPGPVGTIGGGNMPTQLANSLETFAMVSHGPSTHDFNPVSSREICKIKKVIENALNEMEYSKKASPFIRVGSEDAKLGVQYFGDDLLILATFAPMGFDDIDFGVGLSLIKAAQGHTKAENVVLVDCHNSFKGESGRVLPGNPEVFQLLDAIEKLEKTEEKEFKMGCASDPIPELEKNSGVGQSGVKVMVLDVNGQKTAYILMDANNMVIGFRDEILDAVQKTGVDCAEVMTTDTHFVNTLSGGHNPLGTKERDLIIEKITESVQNALNDLEPVMAGAKMMKVSNINTLGPTHATELVTTISSIVAVSRIVAPLIFVLALIFVFIWIFYWTF